The sequence below is a genomic window from Synergistaceae bacterium.
TCGACTTCTACTTTTTGAGGAGCAACAAGTTCAAATAATTCGCAGCCTTCTGCTTCAGCGGCCATGACCTCTTCAGGAAGTGCTGTCATTTCCTCTCTTCTACGTCTATAAGCGATTACGACTCTTTCAGCTTTTAACCTCATTGACGAGCGCGCGCAATCCATTGCAACGTTACCGCCTCCGACGACAACAACTTTTTTGCCGGTGAAGTCAGGATAATCATTATCGCCGATTCTGCGCAAAAGAGTTACAGCAGACATAACGCCGCTGGAATCTTCGCCGGGAATGCGTAAACTTTTATCTGTATGAGCACCAATCGCAATATAAACCGCGTCAAAGTTTTCACGTAATTTTGTCAACGGATAAGAATCTCCGCCTATAACTGTTTCTGTATGAACCTTAATATCTCCTGCTGTTAAAAGCGTGCTGATTTCCTCGTCTAAAATTTCTCTCGGCAGTCTATAAGCAGGAATCCCATAACGTAACATGCCGCCTAAATGTTTGCGCTGCTCAAAAATTTCTACACTATGACCCATCATGCCGAGATAATAAGCTGCACTTATACCGCTTGGGCCGCCTCCTACTATAGCGATTTTCTTTCCTGTTGCGGGTGCGGGGCCTTCTCCATCGCGATAAACTGGCACATGACCGGAATTTGTTACAGCATATAATTTCAACGCGCGAATATTCAAAGCGTCATCAACAAGTCTGCGCCTGCATTTATTCTCGCAAGGATGCTCACAAACCATAGCGCACACACTTGGGAACGGGTTATCTTTGCGTATTAGTCTAACTGCGTCGACCTGCCTTCCTGCATTGATTAAAGCAATATAGCCGGGTACATCGACATGTGCAGGACATAGAGAAACGCACGGTACCGCCTGAAAACCTTCAGCCAGGCAATGACCTTTAGTAGCGTGTGCAATGTAATCATCTCTGAAGCCCCGAACACCTTTAAGCACCATATTAGCAGCTTCGTAACCGATTGCGCAGTCTGCTGAATGATATATACTTTCTGCTGTTCTCTCGATTAAATCAACCGTTTTCAAATCGCCGCGCCCCTCGATTAGATCATCAATTAATTTTTCTAATTGACGCAAACCGACTCTGCAAGGGACACACTTTCCGCAAGTCTGAGCAGAATAAACTTTTAAATAACTGCTCGCCAAATCCAACGGACAAAGCCCGGGAGGTGCACCAGTAACGCGCCTCTCTAAATCTGCGTGAAGTGAATTTGCTGTAGCCTGAATTTCTGTCTCAGGTCTAACTACAAGACGACTCAAAAAATTACCCCCCTTGATAAAATATGAATTAACGCAAAATATTATACTATGCAGAATAAGTATTTACGCGCAAAAAAAAATCTCCCCTGCATTAAAACAAGGGAGAACGTGAAAAAATTTATAGGCTTATTGATTCTCGACCTGCTTGATTCTTTCGCTCATTTCGATAGCCAAATCCTTATCGTTAAAGCCCGCATTATCCGGCAAAATCATTTGAAAGCTGCTCATAATGTCAAGCTCAACTTTGCACGAATTAAAATCAAGCTCTAACACGTGGCCGCCTTTTGTCTTGTCATGCGAAACAAAATGAAGGTGCCAGCCCGGACTATTAAGCCCGTTCATGTAAGCAGGGCAGTATAACGCAACAACAACGCCCTCTAAATTTTTGTACGTAAATTCGCGCTGATCTGTCTTTAGTGCTTCATCAAGAGGCTTATAGGGTTTCTCCTGCGCTAATTCACTACGCACAAGAATAGAATTCATCAAACCGGTAATCTTCGCCATATAAAATTGATTCTTCCCGTGAGAGTTCACAATTTCGTCAAGTTTAGATTTAATCTCGGAAATACTTTTTGCGCTGACATTTTCACGTGTTATATCTGAATCAAAAAATGT
It includes:
- a CDS encoding FAD-dependent oxidoreductase; its protein translation is MSRLVVRPETEIQATANSLHADLERRVTGAPPGLCPLDLASSYLKVYSAQTCGKCVPCRVGLRQLEKLIDDLIEGRGDLKTVDLIERTAESIYHSADCAIGYEAANMVLKGVRGFRDDYIAHATKGHCLAEGFQAVPCVSLCPAHVDVPGYIALINAGRQVDAVRLIRKDNPFPSVCAMVCEHPCENKCRRRLVDDALNIRALKLYAVTNSGHVPVYRDGEGPAPATGKKIAIVGGGPSGISAAYYLGMMGHSVEIFEQRKHLGGMLRYGIPAYRLPREILDEEISTLLTAGDIKVHTETVIGGDSYPLTKLRENFDAVYIAIGAHTDKSLRIPGEDSSGVMSAVTLLRRIGDNDYPDFTGKKVVVVGGGNVAMDCARSSMRLKAERVVIAYRRRREEMTALPEEVMAAEAEGCELFELVAPQKVEVENGKTKALWVQPQMISFVKDGRPSPKAASTDPVRIEADYVIIAIGQGIESYNFMNVPVNTRSGTIKTLDSEELENMPGIFSGGDCVTGPATVISAIGAGKIAAANIDEYLGFNHPINIPVDIPDPVPHNRPACGRVKLRERSVDDRIKDFSLVEESMTQEEMEQETNRCLRCDRYGFGTFRGGRELRW
- the budA gene encoding acetolactate decarboxylase is translated as MKKILIAFIIVVLSFNVAYSQEKSDALFQAALLQSLMSGVYDGFITVKDVKNYGDTGIGTFQSVNGELIMLDGQVYQALWDGSVKIADDSETIPFCNVTFFDSDITRENVSAKSISEIKSKLDEIVNSHGKNQFYMAKITGLMNSILVRSELAQEKPYKPLDEALKTDQREFTYKNLEGVVVALYCPAYMNGLNSPGWHLHFVSHDKTKGGHVLELDFNSCKVELDIMSSFQMILPDNAGFNDKDLAIEMSERIKQVENQ